attattaaatgtatacccTACCTTTATTTGTCAACTgcttgatgatttttataaaatttccgacacttttttgaatgaaaatattttacagacaaataaaaagtttattttaaatgcgacaaaaaagactgctcacaattatggcgcagccggtaaaaaatcgatcttttctcaaaaattaaaaactacagTAGATAAATATCATCGATCTTCTTCTtccctaatgttcccaaaattaCAGACGATGTGAACACagaaaacattcattttagcTTATAATAggggagtgtcacagttgtgccgaaatattttctgtgtttttgtcgcgacaaaacaaaaaaacgttttgttttttaatcgagtaaaaagtgttttagtgttcaaatatgacTTACgacataaagagactatgcccgaatacaatggaaagccttagaggtgagtttcttcgaattattttttaggtgaatttttgtgataaaactttccatacattttcgggaaactgtcctgtcattttcctatgacgggccttaacTATGGTTACTTAGTCCTCATATTCATTCGGACTACTTCCCTGAATTATCAAGTAGAATTATAGCAAATGCATATTCCAACAGTTTCAATGTAGTAGATATGAGTCATAAGAACTACTTCACTGAGTTATCAATGGTACGCTATGATATTTATCAATAAGAAAAGAGGTTGTGTATACTGGTTTATATACACTTAACAGTCATCGACATTATACAGTTGCTTAGTGTTATCTTTTGGGGTCTaaacaaaaatgacatttgacGCACAAAATGCCGTAATTTTCATAAGAACTTACgatgttcaatttatttatttttttacaattttgttgaaaagaaaCAGCTTGTCGGGAAAAGACAACTTGCGtagaaaactttttctacAAATAATTTGCTGGCATTTCCGgcttttattcaaatttccaACAAACTAATCAgacaaaattggatttgaaataaaaatgtccacggtagctcaattggttagagcatcagcccggcaagttgaaAGTTGTGAGTTCGTGTCTCACTAATgcacatcaaaatttttatttcaaatccaattcgatTCTAGTATTTCTAAGCTGcaaattaaaaagaattcGTCGCGGAATAAGGCGTGTCTCTAGAAATTAATCAGATGTTGTTTAGTGAAACATACTtagacatcaaaatctgaagtgaaagcatttttgctcataaCGTCCACATCTGGGCTTGAACTAGCAACCTCTGGTTTTTAATCCAGCGCCTATCCAAGTCCAGCTGTGGAcattatgagcaaaaatgctttcacttcagattttgatgtctaagtatgtttcactaaataaaaataaaaatttgttggttttacaCCAGAGTTCACAGGAAACATTCGGAACACAAGTTTCTTATGAAAATTACGGCAGCGATTAATCGTACACTCAGCTGAAGTAGATATATTTACATACAATAGCATAGCATAAAGTAACATAATGTCAACATTCGTAAAAATAATCTCTTTCGGTTCAGCAACAACCTTTGAATCAGTAAAAACTGTTGAACCTCACCAAATAGAGTTTAGGTTTCAATCATGATAGTGTTTTCGAATCTGTGTCCGCATTTTCAAAGAGTCGCAGcgatatttttattcgctTGTGTTGTGGTCAATGCTGGAGTAATCGATAATCGAATTGACAAATATGTTGATGTACATGGTAATTGTGCAGTGCCAACGAAATTGTTGAATGAAATTCAGTCTTATCAGCCGATTGTGAATAAAATCGCCAAGGAAATTCTGAATGGTAACTTCACCGGCGACACTTGGAACAGTCTATCGGAATTTATCGATGAATTCGGTCCGAGATTCTCCGGATCGAAGTCATTGGAGTGTTCCATCGACTATATGGTTAACAAATTGAAGGAGGTAGGCTTAGAGAATGTGCACACTGAAAACGCAACCATTCCGAGATGGCAGCGTGGCTACGAATCTGCGCATCTAGTCGAGCCCCATGAACAGAATCTTCCGCTGTTAGGCTTTGGTTTCAGTGTCGGTACTCCTCGTGGTGGTATAATCGGTGATGTTGTTGTCGTTGAAAGTTTCGATGAATTGGATCGCTTATCGGACGACGTTGTGCATGGAAAAATAGTGGTTTTCGCACCAGAATGGGTCAGCTATGGCGTTACAGTTCAGTATCGATCGAAAGGTGCATCTAGGGCGGCGAAAAAAGGAGCAATCGCAGCTCTAGTCCGTTCGATTACACCATTTTCGATTGGATCCCCACACACAGGAATGCAAACATATGAACAAGGAGTCGCTCAAATTCCGGTTGCCGCGATAACGGTTGaagattcaaaaatgttgctgAGATTGTACCGAAGAGGAAAACGTATGACGATTCGTCTGAAAATGGAAGATCGAAATTTGGACCCGTATGATTCTAGAAATACCATTGCTGAGTTACATGGACGTACACAGCCAATTGATAAAAAAGTTGTGGTGGTGTCTGGTCATTTAGACAGGTAaaaagattcaattttttgacgGCACTGTGCTTGAAGATAATGTTCTAATGTTATCGTAATTTTAGCTGGGACGTCGGAGTTGGTATGTGATCTGGTAAAATCGGTCATCATGGTCATATTTACGTGTTGCTTGCTTTTTTATAGGTGCAATGGATGATGGAGGCGGTGCGTTTATATCGTGGAAAGCTATTgagtttcttaaaaaaatgaacctACGTCCAGCGCGAACAATTCGGTTAGACGTCGATTTTTAGGCGACTCCCTCAAACTAAATACCGGAAATTGAACTCTTTTCAGATCAATTTTGTGGACGGGCGAAGAAGTTGGAATCGTTGGAGCGCAAGATTATCAACGGGCGCATGCAGCCAATGAACAGGaagaattcaatttctttatcGAATCGGACATTGGAACATTCGGTTGGAcagaaatctattacttttttGTTCTACATTCTGACCAGCACTGTAAACCTTTCAGAACCGACTGGCCTAGACTTTACCGGCAATGCCGACGCCGAATGCATTTTTAAAGAGATTCTCAAGCTGATGGCACCATTAAATGCGACAGAATTTGCTAAACCCACCGACGGCGGTCCAGATATTGAACGGTGGACTAAAAGAGGATTTCCCGGTGCGTCACTgttgaataaaaacgaaaactacTTCTGGTATCATCATTCAGCTGGGGATAGTATGCTTCTGGAACAGCCACAAAATTTGGATAAGGCAACTGCACTGTTTGCTGCCTGTGCGTATGTTGTTGCCGATCTAAGTATTGACATGCCCAGAGACATTCAATAAACTGAATTTGATTGTTATAATGTCGACGTTGATGGATCACTTAGCGTCTAGCCATCAGATAAAGGCAATGAAATGAGAGACACATCAAGAATATATTTACTAAGTTTAGGAGAAGACTGGCTAGGACTGCAGTGTTAATGTCAAGTAGTCTAAGAAATTTGTCAGTTAGAAAATGTGTGCGATCACAAATCCATGTAAAATCTCAGAAACATTGACAGGATTTGCGTTCACTGTTAACTAGAACTGGTTCTTTCACCGCACTTAAAGCAACTTTGGCTTtgagaaaaaaggaaaaaaaaaatctttcgacTGCAACAGAAAGACGCCTTTTTCAAGGTGTGGAAAACTTGCGTCTCACTTCAAAGGCACCGATCAGGTTCAGTTCGACCTGATTtatttcaggttgacctgaaactATATATAAGATCTGTTTTGTATCAAGTTTTCTCACCTCAGTTCAACGTGGAAATTTCAGGTTAACCTGAACCTCGAACCTGACATCAATTCAATACTGACTTGTTCCGAGAATTACCACTAATCTTGATAGGGTTGTGCTTTCATGCAGACTTCCGAATAACCAAAATCCAAAAGGCAACACATCAATTCAcagaatattttaatattttgctaTCACCAAAAATCCCGGGCtatttcaaccaaaaattagGCCACCGTTCCGAACACGGAAAGTACTTGATTACATCGGCGATTGTCGGCGTTTTCATTCAGTACCAGCGAACAAACTTGACTTCGGAGACATTCGTCATCACAACCCGTTGCCATTCTTGGATCTCCGTTTTTCACTCGGATTCTGAATAAGTTGCGGTTCGTATTTCGATTCCTTGAGAtgttgaaaattaattgatcGATGCCCGCTGGGGAGAAGTTAGTCACTCCAAACATAGTACGGAATGAATAATGCAGATGCCAGCGTGGTTGAAGTGCTGGGTTATTTCTGGCCTCCGAAATGCTGAACATGAATGTTTCAGCTTCGTTGACTTGCTGTTGGAAGAAATTGTCGTTAGCAATTCTTGTCTTTTCTCAAACAGAACATCCGATTTACTTACGTAATGAGTACGATCGACATAGTACATCCTGTAGTTCGGATTTACGCCTGTATATGCAGTAGAGGAACCACCATTCCAAGCAATGTTGACGGCGTGTTGTCCGGTTGCAACATCGTAGTTTACTTCAAACCTAAAGGTAATGAATTGATGTAATGGTGAAACATCCAATCGCTACTTTTGTTAAGTAATCTTTACTCGTCGCGATGGGAATGTCCGTTGAATTGTGCCCCAATAATCATGTGGAATCTATCTATAATTCGACGATATTGTCGCGACCAAAATTGGAAACAACTACCGCCACCTGTTGGGATATGAGCTAACACATGAACCCTTTCGTTGTTCCGTTCAGCGTCCAAAAGGGTGTTGTGGAACCATTGCTAAGAATACAAACATAAAACTTGCAGTGTTCCTGACGATAATCGTATATACGACAAAATCTCACCAAAGCACCAGCAATCTCTGTACGACTGTACATAACCCACCAATTGTAGATGTAACAATCATTGTTGTTTAGAACAACCAACCGGAAACCAGGACGAATCAACATGGTATAATAACCGCCGGCTCTAACTGTATTTGCGGCGGCTGCATTGATCCATCCGTTACTTTGCCAATTGgtagctttaaaaaatggattACGATTACTCCTGTTTCAAATTAATTGGTGCTTGCTGTCATTTTGAGGCGCTAGGACTTTTTTATGAGTCAAATATCATGCTAGGACTTTTTTGGGAGTGCTAGGACTAATTTTTATGGTAGTATAGGAGTTAGATGAAGCCCTAGAACTCATTTAAAACACCAGCAACCATTTGtaacttaattttttactGAAATACCTAAGAAGTCGTACAACCATCTCGTGGAAAATTCGGGTTGAGCAATCGTTGAAGGAGCAAACCTTTAGAGTCGATATTATTACTGAtattatcaataaaatggATTCAACAAGACAAGTATTACTTACAAATTCGTTGGATGAGCTGCAATAAGTAAAACCGATAAATGCGTTAGTTTTCAAGACATTTGTGTCCAAAAATTACCTTCATGATTTCCAATGGTAGAGTAGACCGGTACATTCGGAAAGATTTGTCTGAATAGAGAGAAAATTCTTCCGATGACTCTTCGATTACCCTCAAAGGTAGTCTCCCAAATGCCATGATCCACCATATCACCGGTATGATAGATTAAATCGATTTGTGGATGAGCATTTCGAATTCGTAGAAGAGTGTTCTCAAAGGCTTGCCATGGTTGATTGCACTGAAACGAGACATTCAATTTATCCGATTATGGTCAACTTGACCAATGAAAATTGCATCGATAATACACGTTTGTTAGCCACAAATACAAAACAGTTCTCACATTATAGTCACCCCAAGGGCCAGCCCGATTGGCTGGATCTGGGGCCACTCCTGCCGATCGTCTGCAACAAGTTGGATTCGGGCAGTTGCTGATTCCACCACTCAAGTAGTTTTCGTCGTAGTGAATGTCCGAGATATGAATGATACGCAATTCGTCGGGTGTGCGAGGAGCTGTTACTGATTTCGGTGCGGTAATTGGATTATGTGGATTAACATTTACTGCAAAATTGAACTGTGGATCTAGAGCTCCACATTCTCCTTGCAATATCAATCCGCACACTTCGTTTTGGTTCAGGGCCGGTCGATTTTGGACGATGAAGTAGAGACTGGGGGCGTTTAAGTTGATGAGATTTCTGCATACGGGACTGTCAAATGGCATCAATAGTTCACAAATGGCAGTTGCAGAATCTGCTACTTGCTGCAGAGGCACTCCAGCCCGGATGTCGCGGATCAGCGATGCAAGGTATGTGCGACAAGCCAAACATCCAATGATAGCCAACTCGGGTCTGTTGAATTGGAAGAATAAGTTCGTGAATTAACTGAAACTTAAAGTGGTCCGGAACAGTATTCCACACATGTTACGATCGAACTGTTAGGCACTGCTAGCTGTGTGATTTATTAATTATACTAACGGATATTCGTCGACCTCATCACGGGTCATGTCTAAAGTATACGGTACATGTTTCGACCACAAATCGAATAACGGCGATCTGTATCCGGTTGAGGTGAAATTCCTGATGTCGGTGATGAGAGTTTCTTGCATGATATCCAGAAACAGGAGGGCATTCTTTTGACTGTTTTTGTGCTCCTCGGATCGTATCAGGGATCCATTACAACAGCATATAACACTGAGCAACAAAGCTACTACTTTTAATGCGGACACCATTTTCTTCTTTGTAACTTCAACTGAAATTTCACTCTAAGCTACTGAAGTGTTCAATTCAAATCACTCCATTTATATACGTGAGCTGTTGGACTGAGATAACAACGCTAATGCATCAATTGAGCTTTTCTTTTAAGCTTCCATTGATAACAGGCTATTATTGTTACCGCATGAATTTGGCAAAATTGCGGTATGACAAGGAAATATTTGTTGCTACCACTCCTAATCGTGCCATTAATATGGTTGGCTGtaaatcttttctttttctattttcgattCTTTGTTTTGGTGTGATAAGAAACGGTTGGGAGGTGTGACGGGTGATAAATTTACGATTTACTTGAGAGATTACCTATAGAGTGGAAAACGAACTGAATGAAGAGAACGTGCAACCTATCGATTTTTTTGGCAATGAACTGAACAGCATAATGTACAGCTTAGTGAATCAATTGTTTGAATTTAGTTAATCTTTAATTAACATCCGCATAAAACTTTTCGAGAATTTCGTGTACACGTGCTGATACAGACGATATTTTGATGATTCGCTGTGTCAGTTCAAATGGTTGTCGGTCACATTTAAGTGGTCGAAATATTTGAATCTTATGATTGTAGCGCCAAAGCCTCGGCAAAAAATTTGGTCTCCATGATTTTTGTTGGGTCCTGGCTTCTGAAATAGTGCTTCGACTTTTGTGTATTTCTGCCGAATTTTCCAACGACCACTCAAAAATCTAGTCATTTCTGAACAGGATAGTGTAAGGAGTATTACTATTTAAGACCGATAAATAATAGTTACtttacaaccgagtgataaatgctttttcaggcactagatgtgaagaTTGTTACTCCAGGCCGTAGgccgagttgtatacaacgtttttcgcaataaaggcctacttttcgtcacttgttgcaaaatagtattttacatgactcgggataaaaagttgaaaagtagaattttcgtgtgaattttgttgatccgaggcaaaGCCGGGATcaataaaaacacgaaaacgaaacttttcatttttatcccgagttatgtaatggattttacatgctgagggcttcgaaagaagtgcttaaaacatgaaaagtacggttttcgatgcATGTACAGGTATTTTTTTAGATATTGTAATGTCGATGACTCTTGATTTGATGGTATCGGAGTTTACAACAAATTAATGTCAGAAAAATCAGATCATTAATGTGTTTGCATTTTaagttgtaaaataaaaaataaataaataaaaacgcaATGCAATGTAGCATCGGAAGTCATTATTTTTTAGATGGTTTGGGCATAAAATAGCAAACACGAAATGGATATTTACATAACTTGGGGAGAACGTTGAAAGGTCGAGTTATCGTGTGAAATTTATTATATCACAGCTCTGCTCCTTGCATGAACATAAGCAATATTCGAAGGCTTATGCAATAAAAATGACAGGCGTCATGATTTTACGCATAcaagtttgaaaattggaaGACTTTTCgatgtttaaaaaattattgtgtgtgctaggagcagtgctatgaagAGCAAGAGCAAGATTTGCGGTAAAACTCAgtttctgatgattttacatagccaaaaatcttaaaataacATGGCAACGATAATCATTAAGATTACGTCAACTTTTGTATTAATAATTGCCATATTATCGTCAGAAACTGAGTGCCGCACATGCATTTGTGTACTTCACTTCCCCCACAGTTTACATCTTCCACTTTCACAAGAAATATGTGCGCAATAGGCAGATCGTGAGTGGCATTAAAGAATTGATATATTGATAACTAAATAGTAAATGGGGTTGTTTTGGACAATAGatgtgatacgagccgaaagcgagttcggcaacacatcgtatgcGCAAAATCCCCATTTACTCATTATTCACTGGTGCGtataaatatatgaaaattcatttacgcACTTTTTATATTTAGATTTTACGATTTTACCTACTCTAATATAGCCAGCTGCGGCAAATTTCATTCCAAGGATTTCATAAACGAAAATAGGAACGATAGGAACATATAGTATCGGCGCTGATATTCTAATTCGTTTATAGTGTtcaaaatacagaaaacatttaaagAGATGCGAAAAGCGATAAATGCATCGGTAAATTGTTGAGACTAAGTGATTGTCGAAACTAAAGCGAATCTGTATTATTTGCAAAATACACAAGACAAAAATCGTTGAACAGATGCTACATATACGGTCAATATGTagaacacacaaaatttgcttTTGATCTTTCACCGATCTCATtattatgagaaaattttaattctagcTTCTAATCTTGACTGCAAATTTGTTTATCAATTTCCATGCGTTTAAACATTACACAATACAAGCAGCGAAATTTATTAGCAAATTACCCGGCACTGTTTGGGAGTTATTGATTTCAAGTTTTTCTGCAAAATTAGAGTGTTTCGACAGTCGATTAAGGTCTCATACTCATTAAAATTGGTTCGATAGACTGGAATTACTTCACGCTTCATCTTAAAATAGACTTGAACTATTATCAGTCTTCATAGACTTATTGACGTTACTGACCTACCTACTATGCATGGTTTATGTTTCGTCTATATAATTTTGTCTGCTTAATTAAGTTAGATATCAATCAACACAATGTGCACACTTCTAGCAATGAACAAATCCGCTGTGTTCGTTGTAGTATTAATGTAGAAGGAAAAATGTATAATGAAGTGGACTCATCTGTCTAATCTAGTCAGTTGCAATTTTGACTGTGATCTGTTGCAAGCTCTGCATATTCATCTCCGCATTCAAATTGCGGTTTAgtgaaattttaatcaaacTTTCCTACCTTCGACATACATTTTTGGATcgattttaatatttgaaaatgaatacaACCGGCGGCCCGGGCATATCTGGATACATGCTGTTGTTGGGtgtacaaattttattgttgattgtATACGCTGCAGTCGTTCGATATGACGACAGATTGCTGCCAAACGGAAAAGACGATAATGATACAGATGAAGAAGACTTAATCATTCAGGACGACCATGTTCCAAGTTATCCTCGTAAGTGTtaacttcaaatttttatgtttgtgaAGTTTCGGTAAGCGAATAATAATTACTCAAGTTCCTTAGAATTTCTCATTCAGAGAATAGATTgcatttcaaagatttttttaatgcaGGAGGGTACATTACATCTACTACTTCagtaaatttacaaattaaatttgaacattttatgacaaagactttttttgaaacaaataaatcaGATCTCAGAGTTGCGAAGGTCAATGAtggttttaaaataattaaaattgagtGTTATAAGAACGGTTCTTGTATGACCCCCTGTGATATGATTGATAAGAAAATCGACAATAAACAACGAAGAATAATAAGCACAgaattatttaatgaaaaagttgCGCTGGATGTTAAGTGAATTTTAGTCCAGTGCAAATATGAAACGGTTCAAGAACTGTATTGTTCAAGAAAATTCttagaaatcaaatttttctgtcaTGCGTTGCCCGCAGAAAATTATGTCATTTTTGTCTAGTCAAGTAGATGTCTTCCATTGATTTGAGGAATCTCTTATATGTAAAGCAAAACAATCTAGAAATTCCATCTGTTGGGCCGTTGGCACTGCAAGAACAGGCAAAGGAACAGATTTTATTAACTGTCATTTGACCTCtcattttgtatggaacgtcCGTAACGCAGTGGCTCAACTGATTGTATATGGAGGCTGGAGGCTCCTTATTAAAATTCTGTTATTTTGCCTGTTCTTAAAGTACGTTGGCCGTTGGTCGTCTAACAGAATTCTTATAATTATTTCAGCATCAAACCAGGAAAAATACATGAATTCAatcatagcactgaaccaagcaAGCACGAACAGAATTTCAAGGAGCCTCCTCGACGTAGTAATCAAAATTTCTGATCGGCTTTTCGAccattaaaaaatctgttcttgtgcCTGATATTGGAGTGCTTGGTGCTGCGGTTCAGTGTTATAATTCCATAAACGTAAtgcgaataaaataaaaattatttcagatttCCAGGACATTCATGTCATGATTTTTGTCGGTTTTGCATTTCTCATGACATTTTTAAAAAGATATGGCTACAGTGCAACGGGATTTAATCTATTCTTTGCTGCCTTAATCGTTCAATGGGCTATCGTTGCAAGAGGCATATTTGATCTCGAAGATGGACAAATCAAGTGAGTTTGATGATTGAtttaaagttacattttttctgtacagtcagagacagtgaattttcagcattaatttgcttcagctgtttttcagctgatccacacatacaatcaaaactttgtaattgtttatacggttgagcTACTACACACACgtgcgtggtagtggtaaaaccttataaagacgtataaacagttttgatggtttgtgtggatcagctgaaaaacagctgaacgAAATTAATGCTGAAagttcactgcctctgactgtactgTTTATGTACTTAATTGAGCTAACATTTAACTGCTGAGTAAGATTTCAAGATATTTTCGAACTCCGTTCTAACTGCTGCGTACACATAATGATTTcaagagaaaatgtttcttgGCTTAACTCTATTGAGATTAGTTTGCAGTTTTGGGTGTGTATTTTCTATTATAGTTTAAGTTTGAGTTGAGCCTGGAGCAACAATTGCTCTTCAAAGCCCCATGTTAACCTTTTTAAAAGCTGTAATCTGAGGTTTATTAAATTTGAGAGCTCCGAACTTACTTACATCTGTGTTCCGTCTCTGCTTTCCGACGATAagatataaaaattttgggaatataTTTCAGAAACTTAAGCTGTAATCGAATTTTGGCTTTGTTTTCAttgaatcaacgcacttcaagcataagTGGTATTCTGTATATGgaacagtgtatcaaacaaatctggaaaaaaaatcatacaaaaatttggcATCTGTCACTCaaatcacttttgcttgaagtgcgttggttgaatacatttaaaaaatcttttgcttACTGTTCCTCTTTAACAAAAACAGATTGTCCTTGGACAATATAATCGGAGCAGACATTGCAGCTGCTGCTGTACTAATTAGCATGGGAGCGATGCTCGGACGAATAACACCAATTCAATTACTGTTGATGGGGCTAATTGAAATCGTTGTTTTTGCAGCCAACGAACATTTACAGTTGGAAATGATGAGTGTATATACGatttgaaaagattttgttaaaattcaaTGCTCGTCTCATATCAACAATTTGCTGCACATTTTTAGATCACTGATGTTGGTGGTTCAATAACGGTACACGCGTTCGGTGCCTATTTCGGTTTGACTGTTAGCTTTATGTTACGACCGAAATCAGATCATAATAATGCCGGTAAAATGGAAGGGCCGTCATACGTTTCGGATCTGTTCGCAATGATTGGCACCTTGTTTCTATGGATATTCTGGCCGAGTTTTAATTCGGCGCTTCTGGATGGCGTTGACCAGGAACGGGCTATTCTAAATACATACTTAGCGCTAGCATCTTGTACAGGTATGACTGCTTGTTAGAGGATACTTTGCTTGGAACtagaaaaacgaaatctttcacTTAAATTTCGTATCCCAGTTACCGCATTTATAATATCAGCAGTCGTGAGTCACGATCATAAGCTTAGTATGGTACACGTACAAAATTCAACACTTGctggtaaaattgaaaattttgaatgaaaattcttaaaaatggATT
This genomic stretch from Bradysia coprophila strain Holo2 chromosome II, BU_Bcop_v1, whole genome shotgun sequence harbors:
- the LOC119072689 gene encoding carboxypeptidase Q-like, producing the protein MIVFSNLCPHFQRVAAIFLFACVVVNAGVIDNRIDKYVDVHGNCAVPTKLLNEIQSYQPIVNKIAKEILNGNFTGDTWNSLSEFIDEFGPRFSGSKSLECSIDYMVNKLKEVGLENVHTENATIPRWQRGYESAHLVEPHEQNLPLLGFGFSVGTPRGGIIGDVVVVESFDELDRLSDDVVHGKIVVFAPEWVSYGVTVQYRSKGASRAAKKGAIAALVRSITPFSIGSPHTGMQTYEQGVAQIPVAAITVEDSKMLLRLYRRGKRMTIRLKMEDRNLDPYDSRNTIAELHGRTQPIDKKVVVVSGHLDSWDVGVGAMDDGGGAFISWKAIEFLKKMNLRPARTIRSILWTGEEVGIVGAQDYQRAHAANEQEEFNFFIESDIGTFEPTGLDFTGNADAECIFKEILKLMAPLNATEFAKPTDGGPDIERWTKRGFPGASLLNKNENYFWYHHSAGDSMLLEQPQNLDKATALFAACAYVVADLSIDMPRDIQ
- the LOC119072699 gene encoding sphingomyelin phosphodiesterase-like; this translates as MVSALKVVALLLSVICCCNGSLIRSEEHKNSQKNALLFLDIMQETLITDIRNFTSTGYRSPLFDLWSKHVPYTLDMTRDEVDEYPPELAIIGCLACRTYLASLIRDIRAGVPLQQVADSATAICELLMPFDSPVCRNLINLNAPSLYFIVQNRPALNQNEVCGLILQGECGALDPQFNFAVNVNPHNPITAPKSVTAPRTPDELRIIHISDIHYDENYLSGGISNCPNPTCCRRSAGVAPDPANRAGPWGDYNCNQPWQAFENTLLRIRNAHPQIDLIYHTGDMVDHGIWETTFEGNRRVIGRIFSLFRQIFPNVPVYSTIGNHEAHPTNLFAPSTIAQPEFSTRWLYDFLATNWQSNGWINAAAANTVRAGGYYTMLIRPGFRLVVLNNNDCYIYNWWVMYSRTEIAGALQWFHNTLLDAERNNERVHVLAHIPTGGGSCFQFWSRQYRRIIDRFHMIIGAQFNGHSHRDEFEVNYDVATGQHAVNIAWNGGSSTAYTGVNPNYRMYYVDRTHYQVNEAETFMFSISEARNNPALQPRWHLHYSFRTMFGVTNFSPAGIDQLIFNISRNRNTNRNLFRIRVKNGDPRMATGCDDECLRSQVCSLVLNENADNRRCNQVLSVFGTVA
- the LOC119072765 gene encoding ammonium transporter Rh type A-like is translated as MNTTGGPGISGYMLLLGVQILLLIVYAAVVRYDDRLLPNGKDDNDTDEEDLIIQDDHVPSYPHFQDIHVMIFVGFAFLMTFLKRYGYSATGFNLFFAALIVQWAIVARGIFDLEDGQIKLSLDNIIGADIAAAAVLISMGAMLGRITPIQLLLMGLIEIVVFAANEHLQLEMMSITDVGGSITVHAFGAYFGLTVSFMLRPKSDHNNAGKMEGPSYVSDLFAMIGTLFLWIFWPSFNSALLDGVDQERAILNTYLALASCTVTAFIISAVVSHDHKLSMVHVQNSTLAGGVAVGTVCNLMIGPHGAMLNGMIAALVSVVGYRYLTPILTSKLRLHDSCGVNNLHGMPAILSAIFSAVYAALAKEETYHNSLTTIFPAMDATAHNGTFVIGGYSRSPLTQGSYQLLAVGLTILIAIVSGAVTGLVLRSPCIRKLEKHEHHDDSVYWETPDDDEIVSNVERLNFKDSL